One window of the Pseudomonadota bacterium genome contains the following:
- a CDS encoding TatD family hydrolase, translating to MFVDSHCHLEMETFEQDRDKVIEKSIEEGLDYILTVGTEERYFERVVEIIEKYDNIYGAISIHPHNSSDYTVLTAKTICQYLTHKKIVAYGEIGLDFFRNYSPRDTQIQAFRDQLIMAKSLNIPVIIHSRHAKDETLSILQGEYHGNASGVIHCYSYDLDTAKKLLDMGFYISIPGTITYTNTQKAIEVVKNIPMDRLLAETDAPFLTPVPQRGKRNEPHFVKYTIARLAQIKNKDIEDVASNIRDNFVRLFLGQKR from the coding sequence ATGTTTGTTGACTCCCATTGCCATCTTGAAATGGAAACATTTGAACAAGACAGAGATAAGGTTATAGAAAAAAGCATAGAAGAAGGGCTCGATTATATCCTCACCGTTGGCACTGAGGAACGTTATTTTGAGAGGGTAGTCGAGATCATTGAGAAATACGATAATATATACGGCGCCATCAGCATTCACCCTCATAACAGCAGTGATTACACCGTACTAACGGCAAAGACCATATGTCAATATTTAACGCATAAAAAAATTGTAGCCTATGGAGAAATAGGGCTCGATTTTTTCAGGAATTATTCACCGAGGGATACACAGATTCAGGCTTTCAGAGATCAGTTGATAATGGCAAAAAGTTTGAATATCCCTGTTATAATCCATTCAAGGCATGCCAAAGATGAAACCTTGAGCATATTGCAAGGAGAATATCATGGCAACGCATCAGGGGTCATCCATTGCTATTCCTATGATCTGGATACTGCAAAAAAACTGCTTGATATGGGGTTTTATATTTCCATACCGGGGACAATCACCTATACCAACACGCAAAAAGCAATAGAAGTTGTAAAGAATATCCCTATGGACAGACTCCTTGCTGAAACGGACGCCCCTTTTCTGACACCGGTTCCACAGAGGGGCAAAAGAAATGAGCCTCATTTTGTAAAATATACAATTGCAAGATTGGCACAGATTAAGAATAAGGACATTGAAGATGTTGCATCAAACATACGTGACAATTTTGTGAGACTTTTTTTAGGGCAAAAAAGATAG
- a CDS encoding cysteine hydrolase has product MNPAIIIIDMLEGNYGSVRTGEKEEEKIIPHVKTFLKECRGISIPVIFACDSFLKDDFIFKGRMKPHAIRGTKGTQPLSDLDPQDTDIVLEKRRFSAFFKTDLDQTLRTIGVDTVAIGGINTHFCVLATAFDAVCHDFHTIILEDMSAAHKREIHNNFLNAYRNSAIYPLFRVMTSGEFLNEFSNSLSNGKNVLPPI; this is encoded by the coding sequence TTGAACCCTGCGATTATTATCATTGACATGCTTGAAGGCAATTACGGCAGCGTAAGAACAGGTGAAAAAGAGGAAGAAAAGATCATCCCTCATGTAAAGACCTTTCTCAAGGAATGCAGGGGTATTTCTATACCCGTTATTTTCGCCTGTGACAGTTTTTTGAAGGACGATTTTATTTTTAAAGGGCGGATGAAACCCCATGCCATCAGAGGGACAAAGGGTACTCAGCCGCTATCTGATCTCGATCCGCAGGACACAGATATAGTACTCGAAAAAAGGAGATTCAGTGCCTTTTTTAAGACCGATCTTGACCAGACATTACGTACAATTGGCGTTGATACTGTTGCCATCGGCGGCATTAATACCCATTTTTGTGTGCTTGCAACAGCTTTTGATGCTGTCTGTCATGATTTCCACACAATAATACTTGAAGATATGAGTGCTGCACATAAAAGAGAGATTCACAATAATTTCCTTAATGCCTATAGAAACTCTGCCATATACCCACTTTTCAGGGTAATGACCTCCGGAGAATTTTTAAATGAATTCAGCAACAGCCTCAGCAATGGTAAAAACGTGCTCCCTCCAATATAG
- a CDS encoding GerMN domain-containing protein, whose amino-acid sequence MKNASSVATDSLNIFAPKEGVKLVQNTLEVKLGISEKQKTDEIMNELKRQKCVPEKLTLYDFATDEDGVMYLNFSKEILNDKTAGPDREITMAYAIVNTFISNFKNINKVQLLVEGHPTETINGVIYIYKPIEFKKDLMED is encoded by the coding sequence ATGAAAAACGCATCTTCCGTTGCCACTGATAGCTTGAATATTTTTGCCCCGAAGGAGGGGGTTAAACTTGTACAGAATACATTAGAGGTTAAATTGGGTATATCGGAAAAACAAAAGACTGATGAAATAATGAATGAGCTGAAGAGGCAGAAGTGCGTTCCCGAAAAATTGACTCTTTACGATTTCGCAACAGATGAGGATGGTGTCATGTATTTAAACTTCTCAAAAGAAATCCTGAATGATAAAACTGCAGGGCCGGACCGGGAGATAACCATGGCCTATGCTATCGTAAACACATTCATATCTAACTTTAAAAATATTAATAAAGTTCAGTTGCTTGTTGAAGGACATCCAACAGAAACCATAAACGGTGTAATATATATTTATAAGCCGATTGAGTTTAAAAAAGATTTAATGGAGGACTAA
- the serS gene encoding serine--tRNA ligase encodes MIDPKIIREKVGLVKESLEKRGASFDMERLLVTDEKRRVLIRESEKMKNEKNELSNEIARLKKSGSIPPDKIDHLKALGKNIESIEQDLRETEKAWDDMILVIPNIPHNTVPVGSSEEDNKVVKVWGEKPVFTFEPQPHWEIGEKLDILDFKRAAKITGSRFTLYKSFGALLERSLINFMLDLHTREHGYTEVLPPFMVNREAMTGTGQLPKFEEELFKLEGLDYFLIPTAEVPVTNIFSNEILKEDTLPIKYVAYTPCFRKEAGAHGKDTRGLTRQHQFNKVELVKFSSPETSYDELEGLLLDAEDVLKKLNIHYRVSVLCTSDLGFSSAKTYDIEVWLPGQNVYREISSCSNFETFQARRAKIRYRKDNGKTEFVHTLNGSGLAIGRTVMAVMENYQTEDGAIVVPEALKLYVNGILRFP; translated from the coding sequence ATGATTGACCCGAAGATTATCAGGGAAAAAGTCGGGCTTGTTAAAGAAAGTCTTGAGAAAAGAGGCGCTTCTTTTGATATGGAAAGGCTTCTCGTAACGGATGAAAAGCGCAGAGTACTCATACGGGAATCCGAAAAAATGAAAAATGAAAAAAATGAGCTTTCCAATGAGATAGCAAGATTGAAAAAGTCGGGTTCTATACCCCCGGATAAGATAGACCACCTGAAAGCACTGGGAAAGAATATTGAAAGCATTGAGCAGGATCTGAGAGAAACTGAAAAGGCATGGGATGATATGATACTGGTAATCCCCAATATCCCGCACAACACGGTACCTGTCGGTTCAAGCGAAGAAGATAATAAAGTGGTGAAGGTCTGGGGAGAAAAGCCTGTCTTCACCTTTGAGCCACAGCCCCACTGGGAGATAGGCGAGAAGCTTGACATATTGGATTTTAAAAGGGCGGCGAAGATTACCGGCTCAAGATTTACCCTGTATAAATCCTTTGGTGCGCTTCTTGAGCGCTCTCTCATTAATTTTATGCTTGATCTACACACACGTGAGCACGGGTACACAGAGGTGCTGCCGCCGTTTATGGTAAACCGGGAGGCCATGACCGGAACCGGCCAACTTCCCAAGTTCGAAGAAGAACTTTTTAAACTGGAAGGGCTTGATTATTTCCTTATCCCGACCGCCGAAGTACCTGTGACAAATATATTCAGCAACGAAATCCTGAAGGAAGATACGTTGCCCATCAAATATGTTGCTTACACGCCATGTTTCAGGAAAGAAGCCGGGGCTCACGGCAAGGATACGAGAGGGCTTACCCGCCAGCATCAGTTCAATAAGGTTGAACTTGTCAAGTTTTCTTCGCCTGAAACATCCTATGATGAACTCGAAGGTCTTCTGCTTGATGCAGAAGACGTGTTGAAAAAACTAAACATACACTACAGGGTTTCCGTACTCTGCACAAGCGACCTCGGGTTTTCCTCTGCAAAAACCTATGATATCGAAGTCTGGCTGCCTGGGCAAAATGTTTATAGAGAAATATCATCATGCAGCAATTTTGAAACATTCCAGGCAAGAAGGGCAAAAATCAGATACCGGAAAGATAATGGAAAAACAGAGTTTGTCCATACACTGAACGGCTCCGGCCTTGCCATCGGCAGGACAGTAATGGCGGTAATGGAAAATTACCAGACAGAAGACGGCGCTATTGTAGTCCCTGAAGCGCTAAAGCTGTATGTGAATGGGATACTCAGGTTTCCTTGA
- the secF gene encoding protein translocase subunit SecF, with amino-acid sequence MKFIEITKKTNIDFIGLRNKAFVLSLALVLLGLFSFIMIVVGKANESVDFTGGTQLQVKFEDQVAIGDLRKVLTDGGIGDVQIQQVSGTKEFFIKTKLSDTEKEKIQDKLSALLSKEFQGKKFQILGSNMVGSTVGKTLKRNAAIAVIVSMLCIIVYIAWRFTFIFGVAATIATFHDVLALLGVFYILNMEMNILFITALLTIAGYSLTDTVVVFDRIRENMPKMKSKTDFGDTINRSINEVLSRTLITSLTTLLAIGAILFLGGQVLFDFSFALFIGVLIGTYSSIFVASPIIYVWKKKLR; translated from the coding sequence ATGAAATTTATTGAAATAACAAAAAAGACTAATATAGATTTCATAGGGTTGAGGAATAAAGCCTTTGTCCTGTCATTAGCACTTGTACTTCTCGGCTTGTTTTCCTTTATCATGATAGTTGTTGGTAAGGCAAATGAAAGTGTTGATTTTACGGGTGGAACCCAGTTGCAAGTAAAGTTTGAGGATCAGGTTGCTATCGGCGATCTGAGGAAGGTATTGACAGACGGTGGCATAGGTGACGTCCAGATACAGCAGGTGAGTGGAACAAAAGAGTTTTTTATCAAGACAAAGCTTTCCGATACAGAGAAAGAAAAGATTCAAGATAAACTGAGCGCACTCTTGTCCAAGGAATTCCAGGGAAAGAAATTCCAGATTCTCGGCAGCAACATGGTGGGCTCAACAGTTGGCAAAACATTGAAAAGAAATGCTGCCATCGCCGTTATTGTATCAATGTTGTGCATTATCGTATACATTGCCTGGCGGTTTACCTTTATTTTCGGTGTGGCTGCAACTATAGCGACTTTTCACGATGTACTTGCTCTCCTCGGTGTTTTTTATATACTGAACATGGAGATGAATATACTTTTTATCACAGCCCTTCTCACCATTGCCGGTTATTCCCTCACCGATACAGTCGTCGTGTTTGACAGAATCAGGGAAAATATGCCCAAGATGAAATCGAAAACAGATTTCGGCGATACGATAAATCGTAGTATCAATGAGGTATTAAGCCGGACGCTCATTACATCTCTTACTACACTCCTTGCAATAGGCGCAATTTTATTTCTAGGTGGACAGGTGCTTTTTGATTTTTCCTTTGCCCTTTTTATTGGCGTGCTTATCGGCACATATTCATCGATTTTTGTTGCCAGTCCTATAATATATGTGTGGAAAAAAAAGCTCCGTTAG
- the secD gene encoding protein translocase subunit SecD, whose product MLKSIKLRAFFIVLFLVISVIYCLPNIIEPTGAWKKYLPSDKIHLGLDLKGGMHLLLELDTTKMLENMVNRKFDALKDSMIRDGIRFLGLDKKENSLFIIIRAEQKDKLYNLIGKEFSDMKAGTTKVDGENLTIEFLLSEKELSNIKENAVHQALETIRNRIDQFGVSEPVIVRQGENQILVQLPGIKDPQRALELIGRTAQLEFKLVDEENAVRYTGGIPPEGDEVLTMKTKNKETGISTTTQILLKKQSLLTGELLTDARVKIGGEFGGESYVAIEFNSEGARLFDKVTAENVGKRIAIILDNTVYSAPVVKERISGGKASISGSFTMDEAKDLAIVLRAGALPAPVKVVQNITIGPSLGQDSIRKGVQAAILGAILVVAFMFFYYRYSGIVANIALFLNLLYLLGAFTALKATMTLPGIAGIILTMGMGVDSNVLIFERIREELRLGKTVRAAVEGGYEKAWVTIFDSHITTLITTFILFIFGTGPIKGFAVTLSIGVIVNLFTAVLGSKTIFDWILGKYKPRSLSI is encoded by the coding sequence GTGCTTAAATCAATAAAGCTAAGGGCTTTTTTTATCGTTTTATTTCTTGTAATATCTGTTATTTACTGCCTGCCGAATATCATTGAACCAACAGGTGCATGGAAGAAATACCTCCCATCGGACAAGATACATCTGGGGCTTGATTTAAAAGGGGGGATGCATCTGCTCCTTGAACTCGATACTACCAAGATGCTTGAAAACATGGTAAACAGGAAATTTGATGCGTTAAAAGACAGTATGATACGTGATGGAATACGTTTTCTGGGACTTGATAAAAAAGAGAATTCACTCTTTATAATAATACGGGCGGAGCAAAAGGATAAACTCTACAACCTTATAGGGAAAGAATTTTCTGACATGAAAGCCGGGACAACAAAGGTTGACGGCGAGAACCTGACTATTGAATTTCTTCTGTCGGAAAAAGAATTGTCCAACATAAAAGAGAATGCCGTCCATCAGGCCCTCGAAACCATACGGAACAGGATAGATCAGTTTGGAGTCTCTGAACCTGTTATCGTCCGTCAGGGCGAAAACCAGATACTTGTTCAACTCCCCGGTATTAAAGACCCACAAAGGGCCCTGGAGTTGATAGGCAGGACAGCCCAACTTGAGTTTAAACTTGTAGATGAAGAAAATGCAGTAAGGTATACGGGAGGCATACCCCCGGAGGGCGACGAAGTCCTTACAATGAAAACAAAAAACAAGGAAACAGGCATTTCTACCACTACACAGATACTGTTAAAAAAACAGTCTCTTTTGACAGGCGAGTTGCTGACAGATGCAAGGGTAAAGATTGGCGGGGAATTCGGCGGTGAGTCCTATGTTGCTATAGAATTTAATAGTGAAGGCGCAAGATTATTCGATAAGGTAACTGCTGAAAATGTGGGCAAAAGAATAGCCATTATTCTTGACAACACAGTCTATTCTGCCCCTGTTGTGAAAGAAAGAATATCCGGTGGCAAAGCGTCCATTTCCGGTAGTTTTACAATGGATGAGGCAAAGGATCTGGCGATTGTACTACGCGCAGGTGCTCTTCCTGCGCCGGTAAAGGTTGTCCAGAATATCACTATCGGTCCCAGCCTGGGCCAGGATTCTATAAGGAAGGGCGTGCAGGCAGCAATTCTCGGTGCAATCCTCGTTGTAGCTTTTATGTTTTTTTATTACCGGTATTCGGGTATTGTTGCAAATATTGCGCTATTTCTAAATCTTTTATACCTCCTTGGCGCATTTACCGCTTTGAAGGCGACGATGACACTCCCGGGCATTGCAGGCATAATCCTTACAATGGGCATGGGGGTGGACTCCAATGTTCTGATTTTTGAGAGAATAAGGGAAGAACTCAGGCTCGGAAAAACAGTTAGAGCTGCAGTGGAAGGTGGTTACGAAAAGGCATGGGTGACAATCTTTGACTCTCATATAACAACGCTGATAACCACATTTATCCTTTTCATATTCGGCACAGGGCCGATAAAAGGTTTCGCCGTTACCTTAAGCATTGGTGTTATCGTAAACCTTTTTACTGCTGTGCTTGGTTCAAAGACTATTTTTGACTGGATTCTGGGGAAATATAAACCGAGGAGCTTAAGTATTTAA
- the pyrR gene encoding bifunctional pyr operon transcriptional regulator/uracil phosphoribosyltransferase PyrR, producing the protein MSEKPLQLLDRKALERTITRIAHEILERNKGSENLCLIGIRTRGVHLANRIRNKIKDIENIELPLGILDITMYRDDIFKLKLPAIKKTDIPFDVNNMTIVLIDDVMHTGRTTRAAIDALMDMGRPRKIQLAVLVDRGSRELPIHPDYAGIKYTATPEEDILVRLKEVDSKDEVVVVRT; encoded by the coding sequence ATGAGCGAAAAACCTCTGCAACTTCTTGACCGGAAGGCATTAGAAAGAACTATCACAAGAATTGCCCATGAAATCCTGGAGAGAAACAAAGGCAGCGAAAACCTTTGCCTTATAGGCATCAGGACAAGAGGGGTCCATCTTGCAAACAGGATCAGAAATAAGATAAAAGATATTGAAAACATAGAGCTTCCTCTCGGTATCCTCGACATCACGATGTATAGAGACGACATCTTTAAGCTGAAATTGCCTGCGATAAAAAAGACCGACATACCCTTTGATGTGAACAATATGACCATCGTTCTCATAGATGATGTGATGCATACCGGCAGGACGACAAGGGCAGCGATTGATGCCCTTATGGACATGGGAAGGCCAAGGAAAATCCAGCTTGCCGTACTTGTTGACAGGGGAAGCAGGGAGCTTCCGATACACCCGGATTATGCAGGCATCAAGTATACTGCAACCCCTGAAGAAGATATACTTGTGAGGCTCAAGGAAGTTGACAGCAAGGACGAAGTCGTAGTTGTGAGAACTTAA
- a CDS encoding aspartate carbamoyltransferase catalytic subunit: MNWIKKDLLGISELSKEEILLILDTAESFKDISKREVKKVPTLRGKTVITLFYEPSTRTRVSFEIAAKRLSADTINVSSSTSSSVKGETLKDTAKNLESMQPDVIVIRHSMPGAPHMLSKIVNSSVINAGDGAHEHPTQALLDLFTMREKKGKIDGLKFVIIGDIAHSRVARSNIFALKHFDTEIVCCGPPTMIPPYLEDLGVKVEYDINKAVRNADVIMMLRIQKERGGVSYIPSINEYSTIYGLKQDHVKKAKKDVIIMHPGPMNRGVEISGEVADGPYSVILDQVENGVAVRMAVLFLLTGSEA; encoded by the coding sequence ATGAATTGGATAAAAAAAGATCTTCTTGGCATTAGTGAACTTTCGAAAGAGGAGATCCTCCTTATTCTTGATACTGCCGAGTCTTTTAAAGACATATCAAAAAGAGAAGTTAAAAAGGTTCCCACGCTGCGTGGTAAAACAGTAATTACCCTGTTTTATGAGCCGAGTACGCGGACAAGGGTTTCCTTCGAGATAGCAGCAAAGCGCCTGAGTGCGGATACGATCAACGTCTCTTCCAGTACAAGCAGTTCCGTGAAAGGCGAAACCCTGAAAGATACCGCTAAAAATCTTGAATCCATGCAGCCTGATGTTATCGTTATCAGACACAGCATGCCCGGCGCACCCCATATGTTATCGAAGATAGTCAATTCTTCCGTCATCAACGCCGGCGACGGTGCTCACGAGCACCCTACTCAGGCATTGCTCGACCTCTTTACCATGAGAGAGAAAAAGGGCAAAATAGATGGCCTGAAATTTGTCATAATAGGCGATATCGCCCACAGCAGGGTAGCCCGTTCAAACATTTTTGCCTTGAAACACTTCGACACGGAAATAGTCTGCTGTGGCCCTCCGACCATGATACCGCCATATCTTGAAGACCTCGGGGTAAAAGTAGAATACGACATCAACAAGGCAGTAAGGAATGCCGATGTGATTATGATGTTACGGATTCAAAAAGAAAGGGGCGGCGTTTCCTACATACCTTCCATCAATGAATATTCGACCATCTATGGCCTGAAGCAGGACCACGTGAAAAAAGCAAAAAAGGATGTGATTATCATGCACCCCGGGCCTATGAACAGAGGGGTGGAAATCTCCGGCGAAGTGGCTGACGGGCCCTATTCCGTGATACTTGATCAGGTGGAAAATGGCGTTGCAGTGAGGATGGCAGTCCTTTTTCTCCTCACAGGGAGCGAAGCGTGA
- a CDS encoding dihydroorotase, with protein MKILIKKGRVIDPRNGMDDVLDVFINGGFIEKIDKHIREKEHDVEVIDAAGLIVAPGLIDVHVHLREPGYEYKESIKTGTMAAVKGGFTTVVCMANTNPVNDNKSVTEYIVNQSKNEGVCHVFPCGAITKKLKGEELAEIGEMYQAGIVAVSDDGRSVKNSELLRKALEYTKLFGIPVISHCEDEDLSNGFVHEGRASIISGLDAVPSIAEEIIVKRDMALAEYVGSPIHLTHLSAKGSVDSVREVKKRFKKVTCDTCPHYFTLTDEATLGFDTNTKVNPPLRSKEDVEAIKEGLKNGSIDIIATDHAPHDFTSKDVEFNIATSGISGLETAFSLSLALVHEGVLDLSGLLRKFTENPARVFKLPYGELTPGSAADIIIFDPVAQWTVDRNTFLSKGKNTPFHGWKLRGKNLLTIVGGKVVYRDKTL; from the coding sequence GTGAAAATCCTTATAAAAAAAGGCAGGGTTATTGATCCCAGGAACGGCATGGATGACGTGTTGGATGTTTTTATAAATGGCGGGTTTATTGAAAAGATTGATAAGCATATTCGTGAAAAAGAGCATGATGTAGAGGTTATAGACGCTGCCGGCCTGATCGTTGCCCCGGGCCTGATAGATGTTCATGTACATCTGCGTGAGCCGGGCTACGAATACAAGGAATCAATCAAAACAGGTACAATGGCTGCTGTAAAAGGTGGATTTACCACAGTAGTATGTATGGCAAACACGAACCCGGTAAACGACAATAAAAGCGTTACAGAATATATTGTGAATCAGTCTAAAAACGAAGGTGTCTGCCATGTTTTCCCCTGCGGCGCAATAACAAAAAAACTGAAAGGGGAAGAACTTGCCGAGATAGGCGAGATGTATCAGGCAGGCATTGTTGCCGTCTCTGATGACGGCAGATCGGTAAAAAACTCCGAGTTGTTGAGGAAAGCCCTTGAATATACAAAGCTATTTGGTATCCCTGTAATATCCCACTGTGAAGACGAAGACCTGTCAAATGGCTTTGTCCATGAAGGGAGGGCCTCTATTATATCCGGTCTCGATGCGGTTCCCTCCATTGCAGAAGAGATCATAGTAAAAAGGGATATGGCTTTAGCAGAATATGTTGGTTCCCCAATCCACCTGACACATCTTTCGGCAAAAGGAAGTGTGGATTCTGTCAGGGAGGTCAAAAAAAGGTTCAAAAAGGTAACATGCGATACCTGTCCGCACTACTTCACGCTAACCGACGAAGCGACCCTCGGTTTTGACACAAATACAAAGGTCAACCCGCCCTTACGGTCAAAAGAGGATGTGGAAGCAATCAAGGAAGGGCTTAAAAATGGATCAATCGATATCATTGCAACAGACCATGCCCCCCATGATTTTACATCAAAAGACGTGGAGTTCAATATCGCCACTTCAGGGATTTCAGGCCTGGAAACTGCATTTTCACTCTCCCTTGCCCTCGTCCATGAAGGCGTGCTTGACTTATCGGGGCTTTTGAGGAAATTTACGGAAAACCCGGCAAGGGTATTTAAACTCCCGTATGGCGAACTCACACCCGGCAGTGCAGCAGACATTATCATTTTTGACCCTGTCGCCCAATGGACAGTCGATAGAAATACCTTCCTTTCGAAAGGCAAGAACACACCCTTTCACGGCTGGAAATTACGTGGCAAAAACCTCCTTACCATTGTTGGCGGAAAGGTTGTTTATAGAGATAAGACACTCTGA
- a CDS encoding cyclophilin-like fold protein: MSTKISINIKGITLSGELGDTLCAKAIADVLPIETMPNEWGDEFYFTIPVSMPLDETATTKVKAGDIGYWPPGNALAIFFGPTPLSNGLDPVPASEVNLVGRITDNPAILKTVKGTAKIKIEKA; encoded by the coding sequence ATGTCTACAAAAATATCCATTAATATTAAAGGTATCACGCTTTCCGGGGAACTGGGAGATACGCTTTGCGCAAAAGCAATAGCAGATGTCCTGCCCATAGAGACAATGCCCAATGAATGGGGAGATGAATTCTATTTTACGATTCCGGTCAGCATGCCCCTTGATGAAACGGCAACAACAAAAGTGAAGGCCGGCGATATCGGCTACTGGCCTCCTGGAAATGCCCTGGCCATATTCTTCGGACCAACGCCCTTGAGTAACGGTTTGGACCCGGTGCCTGCAAGCGAAGTAAACCTTGTGGGAAGAATCACTGATAATCCGGCTATATTAAAGACGGTGAAGGGCACAGCCAAAATCAAGATTGAAAAAGCTTAA
- a CDS encoding YaiI/YqxD family protein produces the protein MVHLKITEDLYEPKGYLLITIYVDADACPVKNESIKVAKRYGLKIYLVSNFKMRIPKDELVETIFVNDHLDAADDWIVEHIGNKDIAVSADVPLASRCLKKGARVLDPNGRVFTEESIGEALAHRDLMTYLRDLGNITGGPTPRKKRDSSRFLQRLDDLIQAILRGK, from the coding sequence GTGGTTCACCTTAAAATCACCGAAGATCTTTATGAACCGAAAGGATATCTCTTGATTACAATATATGTTGATGCTGATGCCTGTCCTGTGAAGAATGAGTCAATTAAAGTGGCCAAACGTTACGGGCTGAAAATTTACCTTGTCTCCAACTTTAAAATGCGGATTCCGAAAGATGAATTGGTTGAGACAATATTTGTGAATGACCACCTTGATGCTGCAGATGATTGGATCGTAGAACACATCGGCAACAAAGACATTGCAGTATCAGCTGATGTGCCTCTTGCTTCGCGGTGCCTGAAAAAAGGCGCGCGAGTGCTGGATCCCAATGGACGTGTTTTCACCGAAGAATCCATTGGTGAGGCTCTTGCGCACAGAGATCTGATGACGTATCTTCGCGACCTGGGGAACATAACGGGTGGTCCAACTCCCCGTAAAAAACGAGATAGTTCTCGATTCCTGCAGCGCCTCGATGACCTGATTCAGGCAATTCTCAGAGGAAAATAG